Proteins from one Mauremys reevesii isolate NIE-2019 unplaced genomic scaffold, ASM1616193v1 Contig2, whole genome shotgun sequence genomic window:
- the LOC120393389 gene encoding olfactory receptor 10V1-like, with protein MRVPCLGSRGDENRTGLIQFHFHLLSNLPEIQLLIFLAFLLMYLLSLCGNMAVALTVCTDRSLHTPMYFFLANLAVLEICYSSVIAPLALVNLVSGRKATISLAGCGTQMFFFVFVGGADCILLAVMAYDRYVAICHPLRYTLIMNWKVCACLVAGSLVLGFLLSLQLTILIFRLPFCRTKEIDHFFCDIPAVLRLACTNTHVHQAALFIVSVTVLTIPFLLICLSYVFIVAVILQIRSAAGRRRTFSTCSSHLTVVLLQYGCCSFIYLQPSSSYSPEQGWVVSVVYTFVTPVLNPLIYSMRNKELKDALSRALGRKMLSQG; from the exons ATGAGG GTCCCGTGTCTTGGTTCCAGGGGGGATGAAAACCGAACGGGGCTGATACAATTTCACTTCCATCTTCTCTCGAACCTCCCTGAGATTCAGCTGCTGATTTTCCTGGCTTTCCTGCTCATGTACCTGCTCAGTCTCTGTGGGAACATGGCCGTTGCACTCACTGTCTGCACCGAccgctccctccacacccccatgtacttctttctGGCCAATCTGGCAGTGCTGGAGATCTGCTACTCCTCTGTCATTGCCCCATTGGCCCTGGTCAACCTTGTGTCAGGGAGGAAGGCCACCATCTCCCTCGCTGGCTGTGGCACCCAGATGTTCTTCTTTGTCTTTGTGGGAGGTGCTGACTGCATTCTGCTCGCCGTCATGGCGTACGACCGATATGTGGCGATCTGCCACCCACTGCGCTACACCCTCATTATGAACTGGAAAGTCTGTGCCTGTCTCGTAGCTGGCTCACTGGTGCTGGGCTTCCTATTATCCCTGCAACTGACCATCTTGATCTTCCGCCTGCCGTTCTGCAGAACCAAGGAAATCGATCACTTCTTCTGTGACATCCCTGCTGTCCTGAGGCTGGCCTGCACCAACACACATGTCCACCAGGCTGCCCTCTTCATTGTAAGTGTCACAGTCCTGACCATCCCCTTCCTGCTGATCTGCCTCTCCTATGTCTTCATTGTGGCTGTCATCCTGCAAATCCGCTCTGCAGCTGGCCGGCGCCGcaccttctccacctgctcctcccacctgaCAGTCGTCCTCCTGCAGTACGGCTGCTGCAGCTTCATATACCTACAGCCCAGCTCCAGCTACTCCCCGGAGCAAGGTTGGGTGGTGTCTGTAGTCTACACCTTTGTCACCCCTGTACTGAACCCCCTGatctacagcatgaggaacaaggagcTAAAAGATGCCCTGAGCAGAGCGCTGGGAAGGAAAATGCTGTCCCAGGGATAG